Proteins encoded in a region of the Vicia villosa cultivar HV-30 ecotype Madison, WI linkage group LG5, Vvil1.0, whole genome shotgun sequence genome:
- the LOC131606474 gene encoding F-box/kelch-repeat protein SKIP11-like, translating to MMSKNIEDRVDDPKEKEEKNNQEKGNQKNSISPSHLKGNNNGKRHAGETSDPSFLIQQIGRDISIQCLLQLSRSDYGSIAALNTSFRSLIRSGELYQLRRKMEIIEHWVYFGCEVFKWEAFDPNRGRWMQLPKIICDECFMLSDKESLAIGTELLVFGKEIMAPKIYKYSILTNTWSVGNMLNTPRCLFASASYGGIGILAGGCDMRGNILRSAELYNSDTRKWETLPNMNKARKMCSGVFMDGKFYAVGGIAADKITQLTCGEEFDMTTKTWREIPNMFLIQNEVLETPTSFGSPPLIAVVKNVLYAADYSRREVKKYVKGNNSWVTIGGFPAQANSMNGWGLAFRACGDKLIFLGGHNLHGRGMLEINAWVPDENAPQWNRLATKESRSFVHNCTVMGC from the coding sequence ATGATGTCTAAAAACATAGAAGACCGAGTGGATGATCCTAAGGAAAAGGAAGAGAAAAATAATCAAGAAAAGGGAAATCAAAAGAATTCCATTTCCCCTTCCCATTTAAAAGGAAATAACAATGGAAAACGACATGCTGGTGAGACTTCTGATCCGAGTTTTCTTATTCAACAAATTGGTCGGGATATATCAATTCAATGTCTCCTTCAATTGTCAAGATCTGATTATGGATCAATTGCTGCATTAAATACGAGTTTTCGATCACTAATTCGATCTGGGGAACTTTATCAACTTAGGAGAAAAATGGAAATAATAGAACATTGGGTTTACTTCGGTTGTGAAGTTTTTAAATGGGAGGCATTTGATCCAAATCGTGGTCGATGGATGCAATTACCTAAAATTATTTGTGATGAATGCTTCATGTTGTCTGATAAGGAGTCACTGGCTATTGGTACTGAGCTTTTAGTTTTTGGTAAGGAAATAATGGCTCCTAAAATTTATAAGTATAGTATTCTAACAAATACGTGGTCAGTTGGGAACATGTTAAATACTCCTAGATGCTTGTTTGCTTCTGCTAGCTATGGAGGAATTGGCATATTAGCGGGTGGTTGTGATATGCGTGGTAACATCTTAAGATCTGCTGAGCTATATAACTCTGACACTAGAAAATGGGAAACTCTTCCAAACATGAATAAAGCAAGAAAAATGTGTTCAGGTGTATTTATGGATGGAAAATTTTATGCCGTTGGTGGGATTGCAGCTGACAAAATAACGCAACTTACATGCGGTGAAGAGTTTGATATGACGACAAAAACCTGGCGTGAAATACCCAACATGTTCTTAATACAAAATGAGGTGCTTGAGACACCAACCTCTTTTGGGTCACCTCCATTGATTGCTGTTGTAAAAAATGTGTTATATGCTGCTGATTATTCACGACGTGAAGTAAAGAAGTATGTTAAAGGAAATAATTCATGGGTTACCATTGGAGGATTTCCCGCGCAAGCAAACTCGATGAATGGTTGGGGACTAGCGTTTCGGGCATGTGGCGATAAGCTAATATTTCTTGGAGGTCATAATCTTCATGGTAGAGGAATGCTTGAGATTAATGCTTGGGTCCCAGACGAAAACGCGCCACAGTGGAATCGGCTTGCGACAAAGGAATCAAGGAGTTTTGTTCATAACTGCACTGTGATGGgatgttga